In Bombus affinis isolate iyBomAffi1 chromosome 8, iyBomAffi1.2, whole genome shotgun sequence, the following proteins share a genomic window:
- the LOC126919431 gene encoding uncharacterized protein LOC126919431 yields the protein MSTKKHITDAQPATVDEHFQLILHDREIIDHDLVKVTSDDLPEWFDERLFKIGQGYYNGNLLGFGTALASGLTAILAVPDILEVLLFTKQNATIISSYKRFSQTLLFMYALFHEDMLDPNSKWFSALNAIRQKHVKVSKKRVQRNLHGIYQKDMAITQFGFIGYVFVCPEKIGLAYATEEQRIGFNHFWQVTGHLLGISDRMNICRRTVEETVELCRRIQNEILAKHLENPRPEFLRMMKNITHGFWYVDLSVNEDAFLSLAYNLTGIKYIKPIGWYSYLNQKTRELILYSCDMPFIGWVIRQIFNLILAVSYWILEYYPLIPMLVFGRKNAKLCLYSEN from the exons ATGAGCACTAAGAAACACATCACCGAcg CTCAACCGGCAACGGTGGACGAGCATTTTCAACTGATCTTGCATGATAGGGAAATTATTGATCATGATTTAGTAAAAGTGACATCGGATGATCTACCTGAGTGGTTCGATGAAAGGCTATTTAAAAT agGCCAGGGATATTATAACGGAAATTTACTAGGATTTGGAACTGCACTTGCGTCAGGCCTCACAGCAATATTAGCTGTTCCAGACATACTGGAG GTTCTTCTTTTCACCAAGCAAAATGCCACAATCATCTCGTCTTACAAGCGATTCTCCCAAACGCTGCTATTCATGTACGCACTCTTTCACGAGGACATGCTCGACCCAAATTCGAA ATGGTTCAGTGCGCTGAACGCAATTCGACAAAAACACGTGAAGGTCAGTAAAAAGCGTGTTCAGAGGAATCTCCATGGGATATACCAAAAGGATATGGCGATTACGCAATTCGGTTTCATAGGGTACGTCTTTGTGTGTCCCGAGAAAATTGGACTGGCGTACGCTACTGAGGAGCAGAGGATAGGTTTTAATCATTTTTGGCAAGTAACGGGTCACCTATTGGGTATAAGCGACAG GATGAATATTTGTAGAAGAACGGTGGAGGAAACGGTAGAACTATGTAGAAGAATTCAAAATGAAATATTGGCAAAACATTTAGAAAACCCGCGTCCGGAATTTTTACGGATGATGAAAAATATAACGCATGGATTCTGGTACGTCGATTTGTCAGTGAACGAGGACGCTTTCCTTAGTCTCGCATACAATCTAACGGGAATTAAAT ATATAAAGCCCATTGGGTGGTACTCATATTTGAACCAAAAGACTCGTGAATTGATATTATACTCGTGTG ATATGCCGTTCATTGGTTGGGTGATACGacaaatattcaatttaatacTCGCAGTGTCTTACTGGATACTGGAATATTATCCACTGATACCAATGTTAGTATTTGGTAGAAAGAATGCAAAACTTTGTCTATATtcagaaaattaa